From the Exiguobacterium aurantiacum genome, one window contains:
- a CDS encoding CapA family protein — translation MKRVIPYKQALLTLPLLLLFGCATADVETSPEQSETPPPETEAEAPAPVPEEPEPVVTTSSVYAIGDILLHDTVYNAAKSGDGYDFTAAFEPIAPILTEADIAIANQESMIGGSEIGLSSYPAFNSPYEVGDALQDSGVDLVTTANNHTLDRGVTAIENSIAHWNEIGMPYTGSFLSEADKAEIRTLTENDISFAFLAYTYGTNGVVPKQPYHVNYIDLEAMTPEIEAAEQAADITVVSLHFGNEYETVPNEAQQTLVKQLSDLGVDIIIGHHPHVLQPVAWVDGAEGNRTFVAYSLGNFLSGQQGDDRNTGGIVGIDVVKTVEADETTFELANPMFYPTFTRRSNADGPFEVVPLQSAKPELFDATSEHMSQWMPELEIVQ, via the coding sequence TTGAAACGAGTAATCCCGTATAAACAAGCCCTGTTGACCTTGCCCCTCCTCCTGCTGTTCGGTTGCGCGACCGCCGATGTCGAGACGTCCCCGGAACAATCGGAGACCCCACCGCCCGAGACCGAAGCGGAGGCGCCTGCCCCCGTTCCAGAAGAACCAGAACCTGTAGTAACGACGTCGTCAGTCTATGCGATTGGCGACATCTTATTGCATGATACGGTGTATAACGCCGCCAAGAGCGGAGACGGTTATGATTTTACGGCCGCCTTCGAACCAATCGCCCCGATTTTGACCGAGGCCGACATCGCTATCGCCAACCAAGAGAGCATGATCGGTGGCAGTGAGATCGGCTTATCGAGTTACCCGGCTTTTAACAGTCCGTATGAGGTCGGCGACGCGCTCCAAGACTCAGGCGTCGATTTGGTGACGACGGCGAACAACCACACGCTCGATCGTGGTGTCACGGCCATCGAGAATTCGATTGCGCACTGGAACGAGATCGGTATGCCGTATACGGGTTCGTTCTTATCGGAAGCGGACAAAGCCGAGATTCGGACGTTGACTGAGAATGACATCTCGTTCGCGTTTCTCGCCTATACGTACGGCACGAATGGTGTCGTTCCGAAACAACCGTATCACGTCAATTATATTGACCTTGAGGCGATGACTCCTGAGATTGAAGCGGCCGAGCAAGCAGCCGATATCACCGTCGTCTCACTCCACTTCGGAAACGAATATGAAACGGTCCCGAACGAGGCACAACAGACGCTCGTCAAACAACTGTCCGACCTCGGGGTCGACATCATCATCGGCCACCATCCTCACGTCCTCCAACCGGTCGCCTGGGTGGATGGCGCTGAAGGCAATCGGACGTTCGTCGCCTACTCACTCGGAAACTTCCTATCCGGTCAACAAGGTGACGACCGGAATACAGGTGGCATCGTCGGCATCGATGTCGTCAAAACGGTCGAGGCGGATGAGACAACGTTCGAACTCGCCAACCCGATGTTCTATCCGACGTTCACCCGTCGCTCAAATGCTGACGGACCGTTCGAGGTTGTGCCGTTACAGTCGGCCAAGCCTGAGTTGTTCGATGCCACGAGCGAACATATGTCACAGTGGATGCCCGAGCTCGAAATCGTCCAATGA
- a CDS encoding sulfite exporter TauE/SafE family protein, with translation MDVMALLSFLLLGTLIGILSGFFGIGGGILLTPLLLVFGYEASAAIALSLMLTLGSTTAGTISHLKLKNVNPKHALLIGVFGVVGTWVATPLVFYLETLDGATPVISLAYIALLTYFAVSFFRSKQHEEGSVGSESVPRLGFIGLFGGFISSLMGVSGGFVLTPLQVKLLNTEMKRAVGTSIAAAFLIVVSGVINYAVAGADANYWHGLALIAGAMIGSPIGAKQLQRFSSQLVKKALGGFYVAVAISVALNLLGFNDISLGLLVVLALSFIIALFIRPRSK, from the coding sequence ATGGATGTAATGGCATTACTATCGTTTCTACTGCTTGGGACGCTCATCGGGATTTTGAGCGGTTTCTTCGGCATCGGGGGCGGGATTTTACTCACGCCGCTCCTGCTCGTCTTCGGATACGAGGCGAGTGCAGCCATCGCCCTCAGTCTCATGCTCACACTCGGGTCGACGACGGCCGGCACGATCTCCCATCTTAAATTAAAGAACGTCAATCCGAAACACGCCCTTTTGATTGGAGTGTTTGGGGTTGTCGGGACATGGGTGGCAACGCCGCTCGTATTCTATCTCGAGACGCTCGACGGGGCGACACCGGTCATCTCGCTAGCCTATATCGCGCTATTGACGTATTTCGCCGTCTCGTTCTTCCGGTCGAAACAGCATGAAGAGGGAAGTGTAGGTTCTGAGTCGGTCCCGCGCCTTGGTTTCATCGGTTTGTTCGGCGGGTTCATCTCGTCACTCATGGGTGTCAGCGGCGGGTTCGTGTTGACCCCGCTTCAAGTCAAACTGCTCAACACCGAGATGAAACGGGCCGTCGGGACGAGTATCGCCGCCGCGTTCCTCATCGTCGTCTCAGGCGTGATCAACTATGCCGTCGCCGGGGCAGATGCGAACTATTGGCATGGCCTCGCGCTCATCGCCGGGGCGATGATTGGCTCGCCAATCGGGGCGAAACAGTTGCAGCGGTTCAGTTCGCAACTCGTCAAGAAGGCGCTCGGTGGCTTCTATGTCGCTGTCGCCATCAGCGTCGCGCTTAACTTGCTCGGCTTCAACGACATCTCGCTCGGACTGCTCGTCGTCCTCGCGCTTTCGTTCATCATAGCGCTATTTATCCGGCCGCGTTCGAAGTGA
- a CDS encoding biotin transporter BioY, which produces MRIHDLTQVAIGAALLASIGSIAIPIGPVPITLQMLGIMTVASVLGAKKGGLAVVVYLLLGLIGLPVLSGSGGLAPFVGPTVGYLIAFPIAAFLIGWLSERHRSFPALVAYNILIGLGFVYVVGSLGLQAVFGMTFIDALKVNIPFIIGDLIKAILAAAIAYKVSTNPQMRRTLAS; this is translated from the coding sequence GTGAGAATTCATGATTTGACACAAGTTGCCATCGGCGCCGCCTTGCTCGCAAGTATCGGCTCCATCGCCATCCCGATCGGACCCGTTCCGATCACCCTGCAGATGCTCGGCATCATGACGGTCGCTTCCGTCCTCGGGGCCAAAAAAGGCGGTCTCGCCGTCGTCGTCTACTTACTGCTCGGTTTGATTGGTCTACCCGTCTTAAGTGGTTCGGGCGGGCTCGCCCCGTTCGTCGGTCCGACGGTCGGTTACTTGATCGCCTTCCCGATCGCTGCCTTTTTGATCGGTTGGTTATCGGAACGGCATCGTTCGTTCCCCGCTCTCGTCGCGTATAACATCCTAATCGGCCTCGGTTTCGTCTATGTAGTCGGCAGCCTCGGTCTCCAAGCCGTGTTCGGCATGACGTTCATCGACGCGCTGAAGGTGAATATCCCATTCATCATCGGCGACCTAATCAAAGCCATCCTAGCCGCAGCCATCGCCTATAAAGTCTCGACGAACCCGCAAATGCGCCGAACCCTCGCCTCGTGA
- a CDS encoding argininosuccinate synthase yields MKQKLVLAYSGGLDTSVAIKWLDEQGYDVIACCLNVGEGKDLERIQQKALKVGAVKSVVIDAVDEFVNDFARYSMQAHTMYEGVYPLVSALSRPLISKKLVEVAQAEGAIAVAHGCTGKGNDQVRFEVSIHALDPSLEIIAPVREWKWSREEEIAYAAEHGIPIPIVQEEPFSIDQNIWGRAVECGILEDPWAAPPASAYELTAQLEDTPNEPTYVEIEFNAGIPVAINGQAATFTAILEQLNIVAGAHGIGKIDHIENRVVGIKSREVYEAPGAMTLITAHQALEALTLVREVAHFKPIVEQKLTETIYNGLWYSPLTKALLAFIDETQQTVTGTVRMKLFKGQAIVDGRKSPISLYDEHLATYTSADTFDQQAAVGFIKLWGLPTKVQAEVLAEKGTMVHE; encoded by the coding sequence ATGAAACAAAAACTCGTATTAGCTTATTCAGGTGGACTTGACACATCGGTCGCAATCAAATGGTTGGATGAACAAGGATATGACGTCATCGCCTGCTGTTTGAACGTCGGCGAAGGGAAAGACTTAGAGCGCATTCAACAAAAAGCACTTAAAGTCGGGGCCGTCAAATCGGTCGTCATCGATGCGGTCGATGAGTTCGTCAACGATTTCGCCCGTTATTCGATGCAGGCGCATACAATGTATGAAGGCGTCTATCCACTCGTCTCTGCCCTATCGCGCCCGCTCATCTCGAAGAAGCTAGTCGAGGTCGCACAAGCCGAAGGGGCTATCGCCGTCGCCCACGGTTGTACCGGTAAAGGAAACGACCAGGTCCGGTTCGAAGTATCCATCCACGCGCTCGACCCGTCGCTTGAAATCATCGCACCGGTCCGGGAATGGAAATGGTCACGGGAAGAAGAAATCGCCTATGCCGCCGAGCACGGCATTCCAATCCCAATCGTGCAAGAAGAGCCGTTCTCGATCGACCAAAACATTTGGGGCCGGGCCGTCGAATGCGGTATTCTTGAAGACCCTTGGGCCGCTCCACCAGCGAGCGCCTATGAATTGACAGCACAGCTCGAAGACACACCGAACGAACCGACGTATGTCGAGATTGAATTCAATGCCGGGATCCCGGTCGCCATCAACGGACAAGCGGCGACGTTCACAGCGATTCTTGAGCAACTCAATATCGTCGCCGGGGCACACGGCATCGGAAAAATCGACCATATCGAGAACCGGGTCGTCGGCATCAAATCACGGGAAGTGTACGAGGCACCGGGTGCGATGACGCTCATCACGGCACACCAAGCGCTCGAGGCGCTCACGCTCGTCCGTGAAGTCGCCCATTTCAAACCAATCGTCGAACAGAAATTGACGGAGACGATTTATAACGGCTTATGGTACTCCCCGTTGACGAAAGCGCTCCTCGCCTTCATCGATGAAACGCAACAGACCGTGACCGGTACGGTCCGGATGAAACTGTTCAAAGGGCAAGCCATCGTCGACGGACGGAAATCACCGATCTCGCTCTATGATGAACATCTCGCGACGTACACGTCGGCCGACACGTTCGACCAACAAGCGGCCGTCGGTTTTATCAAGCTATGGGGGCTGCCGACGAAAGTTCAAGCGGAAGTACTAGCGGAGAAAGGAACGATGGTGCATGAGTAA
- the argH gene encoding argininosuccinate lyase has product MSKLWGGRFEQTASEWVDEFGASIHFDAQLVLEDIEGSIAHVTMLGEQHILTADEVAQIVAGLKTLAKKAQADELMFNVFHEDIHMNLEALLHEEIGPVAGKMHTARSRNDQVATDMHLYLKRRVLETIEGIEAVQTALYNHAAQNVESIMPGYTHLQRAQPVSLAHHLLAYFWMLERDKERFSDSLKRIDMSPLGAGALAGTTFPIDRHRSAELLGFAQVYPNSLDAVSDRDFILEFLSNASLLMMHLSRFCEELILWSSEEYRFITISDVFSTGSSMMPQKKNPDMAELVRGKSGRVVGNLMGLLTIMKGLPLAYNKDLQEDKEGMFDTVKTVQGSLSIMAGMIQDMTFHTETMKQATERDFSNATELADYLTAKGMPFREAHEVTGTLVRYCIDQRLYLSELPIETYQTHSELIEADVYEALSPVTAVKRRNSYGGTGFDSVRIQLTEAKEKLPTYA; this is encoded by the coding sequence ATGAGTAAACTATGGGGCGGCCGGTTCGAACAGACGGCCAGTGAATGGGTCGACGAGTTCGGTGCCTCGATTCATTTCGACGCCCAGCTCGTGTTAGAAGATATCGAAGGGAGCATCGCCCACGTGACGATGCTCGGGGAACAACACATTTTGACAGCAGACGAAGTCGCGCAAATTGTCGCGGGATTGAAGACGCTAGCAAAGAAAGCGCAAGCAGATGAATTGATGTTCAACGTCTTCCATGAAGACATCCATATGAATCTCGAGGCGCTGTTGCATGAGGAAATCGGCCCGGTCGCTGGCAAGATGCACACGGCCCGCAGTCGGAACGACCAGGTCGCGACCGACATGCACCTTTATTTGAAGCGCCGCGTCCTCGAGACGATTGAAGGGATCGAAGCCGTGCAGACGGCGCTCTATAACCACGCCGCTCAAAACGTCGAGTCGATCATGCCGGGTTACACGCACTTGCAACGGGCCCAGCCGGTCTCGCTCGCCCATCACTTGCTCGCTTACTTCTGGATGCTCGAGCGTGACAAGGAGCGCTTCAGTGACAGCTTGAAACGGATTGATATGAGCCCGCTCGGTGCCGGAGCCCTCGCCGGGACGACGTTCCCGATCGACCGCCACCGTTCGGCCGAGTTGCTCGGTTTCGCCCAAGTCTATCCGAACAGCCTCGACGCCGTCAGCGACCGTGACTTCATCTTAGAGTTCTTGTCGAATGCGTCGCTGCTCATGATGCACTTGTCACGGTTCTGCGAGGAGTTGATCCTTTGGAGCAGCGAAGAGTATCGGTTCATCACGATCTCTGACGTGTTCTCTACGGGATCGAGCATGATGCCGCAGAAGAAGAACCCGGACATGGCCGAACTCGTCCGCGGAAAGTCAGGTCGTGTCGTCGGCAATCTGATGGGGCTGCTCACCATCATGAAAGGATTGCCACTCGCCTATAACAAAGATTTGCAAGAAGACAAGGAAGGCATGTTCGACACGGTCAAGACGGTCCAAGGTAGCCTCAGCATCATGGCCGGCATGATTCAAGACATGACGTTCCACACCGAGACGATGAAGCAAGCGACCGAGCGTGATTTCTCGAACGCGACCGAACTCGCCGATTATTTGACGGCGAAAGGGATGCCGTTCCGTGAGGCCCATGAAGTGACAGGCACGCTCGTCCGGTATTGTATCGACCAACGTCTGTATTTATCAGAATTACCGATCGAGACGTATCAAACCCACTCTGAGTTGATTGAAGCGGACGTGTACGAGGCACTCTCGCCGGTGACGGCCGTCAAACGTCGCAACAGTTACGGCGGGACGGGCTTCGACTCAGTTCGGATTCAACTGACCGAAGCGAAAGAAAAACTACCGACATATGCCTAA
- a CDS encoding transposase, whose translation MEEKIEQFVKEVYATVVQDALSDYKDMYEQEVSISDTELYSQAIHMYQQMDAEQQKLMMHIIEVVMVDTVSHIFGVIDGSSPLNDSDMEATLLLDDVDSEGELQDSFIGYLQEEDLYP comes from the coding sequence ATGGAAGAAAAAATAGAACAATTTGTAAAAGAAGTATACGCGACCGTCGTACAAGATGCCCTTTCAGACTATAAGGATATGTATGAACAAGAAGTGTCGATATCAGATACCGAACTGTATAGTCAAGCGATTCATATGTATCAACAGATGGACGCAGAGCAACAAAAGTTAATGATGCATATCATTGAAGTCGTGATGGTAGACACGGTCTCTCACATCTTCGGGGTGATTGACGGTAGTTCGCCACTGAATGATTCAGACATGGAAGCGACATTACTGCTCGATGATGTGGACTCAGAAGGGGAACTGCAAGATTCCTTTATTGGCTACTTACAGGAGGAAGACTTGTATCCGTGA